One stretch of Gouania willdenowi chromosome 16, fGouWil2.1, whole genome shotgun sequence DNA includes these proteins:
- the kmt2bb gene encoding uncharacterized protein kmt2bb isoform X2 yields MMAAAGCGSATAAAVGGQGGTATARGRFPGRPWSSRTRLRSERRWQLGRSGLEADDMNNGGPRPANLALTLNEDQSHLRLLGIEASHKILGQAGYSSSGSEEVRPQPEPGGDDFQGFETQRKGSKGQASKQNSSKGNQGSTKPRRQCDKRNLKMAAVDGSEPRVPATDAESLGEPQDVPVKVKPAKDSKKVTKGKHKLGGQSNTARASSAAPRITIKLVAKRKVKTVKEPLKRAAKKLKEKIENQSHTKDIQEDHTVSAHVKLKMGPQEDKHGTEDKAVETLPTRRRGRSAVKMTDLSCPIKVVDGQKSKEKRLTEQQDTVKQIEPVKAKLNPNKLKRKETRESDESNQMTRRSNRVSTSASKNVSDSVAKPQSPKKSDSLVVEAKPQVVQTLKAKPLVKNDKRRQSKRLNKNSTAHENHDPSSTGTCVSLKTEEMKVPSLKLFKIRNPKYDAQASRKTSSRKKKRRKFIWTLTLVKGGGPPQSAAETNKGTAKVSSPKDQSTPCDITVNSKSKAIDRNSKTDKVIPQKIKSTDTPVIPLSPAKDTPIKAAVPVERNSPKQVEAAVVDVIPELPFQEITKIDHGKVVPPLQIKKVSSPGKHKKSKPSFLIQQVSPTSEKKVDAPIEPNQANEKNPSCVEAEITPIRRLRSRMTASIEPLPTKPFTQKKQLTPKKRKRKTSPLEEAAPQIHTEESTQVSTNDSSSQVLPENSPQVIAKDMSQSLILKKSESPKRDLSEITPEESQLPDEGLPLEESAMESQNNEPKPLPMPSKPRKSKKNRVVKKKSVKRKVVPAPETPLSTELNTVESKNTETPVKTDIVPIESEKNQPEAKDCPVQEPTQCTVPVEEEQLQPPVKEEMDIHLIDSEHPIVSESQNSENKASKKKLKKIKKRRKILIGQRQKHRHRNKDGKFAPINLTTGQEDLESEKEISTPVAAAVSPVLSPKLIGVQKLYKKKPSTENRSKIISKLTKMGLDKDIMKQEETDLLVEGGHTDVVEAQPGKSKFVKNIKHFIMPVVSARSSRVIKTPQRFMDDAGMSVLPRRHSPKKGLQLGLPMRPVKKRDDGTERAISPILTLDEEDILSEAQLDVDLFAAHDLDESLGLAESLFSEENGEKNEKKKFLSKNSGLNWSLTDDSSEDLFTLDNTPDKCDDLFLNLSDDKPSEPPSVLDVQKKKDSPLFSKQTAQLKIYRGLKKSNLGLSKNKSASEMDSLSKFLQPPVDLAEGLDDEAMSISLRQRDTSKEKEKSKLKIEDLDSPGVVRKVSVSVRNSKALALKHNKKENLVGKNTAQSKSVELQPEKSSRTVEGDHLEPVEKGVSQRARLTGANKRMLNLLRKAKVQLFKIDQQKQLKSSGLLSGPAGMRSQDMNSKRLRRKQRTQLDSKVPVKTEPSKVQPQVFSPLCQEFRRAGGPRIKHVCRAASVVLGQPRALVPDDIPRLSALPLHERSGISPTPVIKDIGSASESDSTDPPDSKITKVKKQSNFMKRKGLGPFGYRSRRCGVCKGCIHEDDCGRCVNCLDKPKFGGPNTKRQCCVYKRCDQVEERKARRLSGRAAPKGSSKRCRSSLSGGHSSNDEGFEGAADSPSAAQEDEHSPSVRKQPKRVVKPRIYFDLVDYDSDLDDKVLSSSASPARKRGTGTRFSQDFVSLEGFLGDISDDEIRQRKSSSHRVPSIRRKPEKGFSTQGTSEQTPPSVLAALAHGFEQREVESSKPTHKISVDFKEDYTLDNVWNMGGLSILTSAPLMPPYVCLLCASKGQHEMLHCQVCCEPFHKFCLDPAERPSEENKENWCCRRCKFCRVCGTRNKPSKPLLECERCQNCYHGSCLGPIFQKQNKKRKAWVCMTCIRCKSCGVTPGKSWDAEWSHEKGLCPDCSKLYDQGNYCPICFKCYEDNDYDSQMMQCGTCNHWVHAKCEDLTDELYEILSSLPESVVYSCRPCSVTQPSAWRELLYIELRAGVEKVLACLLSSSLTQHLVTCSQCEKLVDPDSGIEGQPACDLRAVGKKFDKGLYTTLKMFHEDVVQVVRKRLEQEEDLPEERRPTALARSYYLKLLEEVFNWFNSQDPKVWNRCTKDLPVGMMSQAVNPPTTEHVYAQWQERVESSTRAPLGILREDNGQSLDIKEEAFSPMSGEHTGRNHFKTSRAVRLKFKGKRGRLSKADLDTGWSNEDARQCCLCQKYGDLKPNEAGRLLYLGQNEWAHVNCCLWSAEVFEEDNGSLLHVHSAVARGRLMRCERCNKTGATVGCCLTSCQSNYHFMCARSRQCVFQDDKKVYCHKHRHLISGRMRTGQEFEVNRRIYVDFEGISLRRKFLTGVEPELINVMIGSLQIDKLGVLTELSARKGRLFPVGFKCSRWYWSTTNPLRRCRYTCSVREVRPTVPEKPVEELNDQGENHTIVHSPYAQSGPKTNDTDTTEPLTEDAIPGLPPKSDQVAKSKIPCNPKPRRPAGGLSRPLPSPGVGKVKPHHILTISDLEETRRVRLHSPHSQSSGLRSRMSPPPLGPLSGPVALRAGKSSLPTSPMFPLGATENILFSSSSRPVGSRNASSGRCPGSAVTSSFFPQSSWQENTGNFSSVNLPFSSSRNRLSFDLSQPDSVEVPHNFLASPEPEDVSPANGTSPQEDMDPQKDDEFPYISYHKDQNMRLGQEMRAELEIEETLLNEGVAMNCGGQIVVEGDDQEEYWDRAQEVHKKKTLVAKLPRSAASVRDDFGNTSSDDDMEHYFDFSRTIVSRSASKEVSNSPTSPSYRPLAQLDGVDDGTESDASLATTDDSQKVDNLSQPQKQGKSLKNNVSILMTTNSSEANKTPLDKKLSGSSIIPNKHVRKGSSSKDKPKSHETSLKVFSNEENMPTPGKDFLPGLLTNVTGMSCSKESIGESNLCLSSETELVLERCDTHPHFNEMVPVLQDATFEIQPSEACRALNSVSLPEGSTVSMNHLTLQTVEPSIAESADNSQGSLLTLIQPSSLLSAGEQNPSQSLVDSLQMYSCFGQPPITSITLQPVTSAQESTFTSTEPLSKLTTLTPMDDVTQTLLRVVSQSSSGSSSTPSTGQAGHCGVVSLPVYSSNTQPQPLGSTTITVASSSTSSLPLPEPSTHCSAAPAQVQTTSAPVILNGYSSSSVQKEAASGHTISINFSTPRPAIEPQLPVVSQALPGHAILTVREVGGPNVDPTPHVLLVNRLGQIFVKNPESNTFQLPTPNSPSFNCVTQIASLLQSNALSATLAAAGNVSVSPPTSGLAPTVPPSVTAAPNPVSVAQLLNHNNNGAVAQVNAKKSKKSSKTSKDETIKELRKPKKKKDSSSSKKTKSSKASSETTADDRSQIPAESAQAIINQAMASNYTPKWSGLRTISPPTLDLPPDLLIQPKSPELPRSPSPTPAPAPRPRTHVRMKRVSSLSDRIVTKKSKVDFLQPETVVEVVEPHKPPLPCVSRASGVRIKTPTVKGVLNLDELTEDVPHLSDSDSSGSELWNYMCEDEQGQQHAWEPVGHSTLTDWRKYSGTASTSDDEQAPSDEDENFPINRDQPTLRFEISSDDGFSVEADSIEVAWKAVIDGVQEARAIARLKPLTFQRITGAHMLGLVHDAVAFLLEQLEGAHHCQRHTFRFFKQFSQEDDLPVNPSGCARSELYLRKSTFDIFNFLASQHRQLPDIELYDDEEDEVLLKSTRRATSLELPMAMRFRHLERTSKEAVGVYRSAIHGRGLFCKRNIEAGEMVIEYAGIVIRSVLTDKREKYYDGKGIGCYMFRIDDFDVVDATMHGNAARFINHSCEPNCYSRVINVEGRKHIVIFALRKIYRGEELTYDYKFPIEDASSKLNCNCGARRCRRFLN; encoded by the exons GGTGATGATTTCCAAGGATTTGAAACGCAGAGGAAAGGTTCAAAAGGACAAGCATCCAAACAAAATTCTTCCAAAG gaAATCAGGGCAGCACAAAACCTAGGCGGCAATGTGATAAGAGGAATCTTAAAATGGCAGCAGTGGATGGATCTGAGCCCCGCGTTCCTGCAACAGATGCTGAATCCTTGGGGGAACCACAGGATGTACCCGTTAAAGTCAAACCTGCAAAGGATTccaaaaaagtcacaaaaggaaaacataaaTTGGGTGGGCAATCCAATACAGCCAGAGCTTCATCAGCAGCACCAAGGATTACGATAAAGTTGGTTGCTAAAAGGAAAGTAAAAACTGTAAAAGAACCTCTGAAAAGGGCAGcgaagaaattaaaagaaaaaatagagaaTCAGTCTCACACCAAGGATATACAGGAAGACCACACTGTAAGCGCCCATGTGAAATTAAAAATGGGACCACAGGAGGATAAACACGGCACTGAAGATAAAGCAGTAGAGACCTTACCAACTAGGAGACGTGGCAGATCTGCTGTGAAGATGACGGACCTTTCGTGCCCCATCAAAGTGGTTGATGgccaaaaatcaaaagaaaaacgGTTAACTGAACAACAAGACACTGTAAAACAAATTGAGCCAGTGAAGGCAAAACTGAATCCTAACAAACTGAAACGTAAGGAGACTAGAGAGAGTGATGAAAGTAATCAAATGACTCGAAGAAGTAACAGAGTCTCAACGTCAGCTTCTAAAAATGTCTCCGACAGTGTAGCAAAACCACAAAGTCCAAAAAAAAGTGACTCTCTTGTGGTAGAAGCTAAGCCCCAAGTTGTGCAAACATTAAAGGCCAAACCACTTGTGAAAAATGATAAACGAAGACAAAGCAAGCGGTTGAATAAAAATAGCACCGCACACGAAAACCATGATCCATCATCAACAGGgacttgtgtgtctttgaaaaCAGAGGAAATGAAGGTCCCAAGTTTGAAGTTGTTTAAAATTAGAAATCCAAAATATGATGCACAGGCCAGCAGGAAGACTTCATCTCGGAAGAAAAAACGCCGCAAATTTATTTGGACTTTAACATTAGTGAAAGGAGGAGGTCCACCACAGAGTGCTGCAGAAACTAACAAAGGAACAGCAAAAGTATCAAGTCCGAAGGATCAATCCACTCCCTGTGACATCACTGTCAATAGCAAATCAAAGGCAATAGATAGGAATTCAAAAACAGATAAAGTAATCCCTCAAAAAATCAAAAGCACTGACACTCCAGTCATTCCATTGAGTCCAGCGAAGGATACTCCAATTAAGGCTGCTGTGCCAGTTGAGAGAAATTCACCAAAACAGGTGGAAGCTGCTGTTGTGGATGTTATTCCTGAATTACCTTTTcaagaaatcacaaaaatagatcatggaaaagttgttccTCCTCTTCAGATTAAAAAGGTTTCATCTCCTGGCAAGCATAAAAAATCAAAGCCATCCTTTTTAATACAGCAGGTCAGCCCTACATCTGAAAAGAAGGTGGATGCTCCTATAGAGCCAAATCAAGCAAATGAGAAAAATCCATCATGTGTGGAGGCTGAAATCACACCAATAAGGAGACTGAGGAGCAGGATGACAGCAAGTATTGAGCCACTTCCAACAAAGCCTTTCACACAGAAGAAGCAATTGACTCCTAAGAAAAGAAAACGCAAAACAAGTCCACTGGAAGAAGCTGCTCCACAGATTCACACTGAAGAGTCCACGCAGGTTTCAACCAACGACTCCAGCTCACAAGTTCTTCCTGAAAACTCTCCTCAAGTCATTGCTAAGGATATGTCACAGTCActcattttgaaaaaatcagAAAGTCCTAAAAGGGATTTATCAGAGATTACACCTGAAGAGTCACAGTTGCCTGATGAAGGTCTTCCACTAGAAGAGAGTGCAATGGAATCACAAAATAACGAGCCCAAGCCACTACCCATGCCTTCCAAACCTCGAAAGAGTAAAAAGAATAGAGTCGTCAAAAAGAAATCTGTAAAGAGAAAAGTTGTTCCTGCACCTGAAACCCCTCTTAGCACTGAGCTCAATACAGTAGAATCCAAAAACACGGAGACTCCTGTAAAGACGGACATTGTTCCTATTGAATCAGAAAAGAATCAGCCAGAAGCTAAAGATTGTCCTGTACAGGAACCCACTCAGTGCACCGTTCCAGTAGAAGAGGAGCAGTTACAGCCACCTGTCAAAGAAGAAATGGACATTCATTTGATTGACAGTGAACACCCTATTGTGTCAGAAAGCCAAAATTCTGAAAATAAAGCGTcaaagaaaaaactgaaaaaaataaaaaagaggcgAAAAATTTTAATTGGGCAACGTCAGAAACATAGACACAGAAACAAAGATGGAAAGTTTGCTCCTATAAATTTAACAACGGGCCAGGAAGaccttgaaagtgaaaaagagATTTCTACTCCTGTAGCTGCAGCTGTTTCACCGGTATTAAGCCCCAAACTCATTGGGGTACAGAAACTGTACAAAAAGAAACCGTCGACTGAAAATCGCTCTAAAATAATTTCCAAGCTGACAAAAATGGGACTTGATAAAGACATTATGAAGCAGGAAGAAACAGACTTGTTAGTTGAAGGTGGTCACACGGATGTTGTCGAAGCACAACCTGGCAAGTCAAAGTTTGTTAAAAACATCAAGCATTTCATTATGCCTGTTGTAAGTGCAAGGTCCTCACGAGTCATCAAGACCCCTCAAAGGTTTATGGATGATGCTGGGATGTCTGTACTGCCTCGAAGGCACTCTCCAAAGAAAGGTTTACAATTGGGCCTGCCAATGCGTCCAGTAAAGAAGCGAGATGATGGCACGGAGAGAGCAATATCTCCTATCTTGACATTGGATGAAGAGGACATATTGAGTGAAGCTCAGTTAGATGTTGACTTGTTTGCAGCTCATGATCTTGATGAAAGTCTTGGTTTAGCAGAGAGTCTCTTTTCtgaggaaaatggtgaaaaaaatgagaagaagaaattCTTATCAAAGAACTCTGGTTTAAACTGGAGCTTGACAGATGACTCTAGTGAGGACCTGTTTACACTGGACAATACACCAGATAAATGTGATGATCTGTTTTTAAATCTGTCAGATGATAAACCTTCAGAACCCCCCAGTGTCCTGGATGTCCAGAAAAAGAAAGATTCTCCCTTATTTAGCAAGCAAACTGCTCAACTTAAGATTTATCGAGGGTTAAAGAAATCAAACTTGGgactttctaaaaacaaaagcgCATCAGAGATGGACAGCTTGAGTAAATTTCTTCAGCCTCCTGTTGATTTAGCAGAAGGACTTGATGATGAAGCAATGAGCATAAGCCTCAGGCAACGGGATACAagcaaagaaaaagagaagTCCAAGCTCAAGATAGAAGATCTTGATAGTCCTGGAGTAGTGAGAAAGGTTTCTGTGTCTGTGAGGAACTCCAAGGCCCTTGCACTTAAGCATAACAAAAAGGAGAACTTGGTTGGAAAAAACACTGCCCAGTCCAAATCAG TGGAGCTGCAGCCAGAAAAGAGCTCAAGGACAGTTGAAGGAGATCATCTTGAGCCTGTGGAAAAGGGAGTGTCCCAAAGAGCACGTCTCACTGGTGCAAATAAAAGAATGCTAAATTTGCTCAGGAAAGCCAAAGTCCAGCTCTTCAAAATTGACCAGCAGAAGCAGCTTAAATCCTCTGGG TTGCTATCAGGCCCAGCTGGAATGAGATCTCAAGATATGAACTCCAAGAGACTTCGGAGGAAACAGAGGACACAATTGGATTCTAAAGTTCCAGTGAAGACGGAGCCATCTAAAGTGCAA CCACAGGTCTTCTCTCCGTTGTGCCAAGAGTTTCGTAGAGCTGGAGGTCCACGGATAAAACATGTGTGTCGGGCAGCATCTGTTGTACTGGGACAGCCTCGCGCCTTAGTGCCCGATGACATTCCCAGACTCAGCGCCTTGCCACTTCATGAAAGATCTGGCATTTCCCCAACACCAGTCATTAAAG ATATTGGTTCTGCATCAGAGTCAGACAGCACTGACCCCCCTGATAGTAAGATTACCAAGGTCAAAAAGCAATCAAACTTCATGAAGCGGAAAGGATTGGGACCATTTGGGTATCGTTCTCGAAGGTGTGGGGTCTGCAAAGGCTGCATCCATGAGGACGATTGTGGCAGATGTGTGAACTGTCTCGACAAACCAAAGTTTGGTGGTCCCAATACCAAGCGGCAATGCTGTGT GTATAAGAGATGTGATCAAGTAGAGGAGAGAAAAGCTCGTCGACTAAGTGGAAGAGCAGCGCCTAAAG gATCATCAAAGCGGTGTCGATCATCGCTCAGTGGGGGTCATTCAAGTAATGATGAAGGGTTTGAGGGAGCTGCGGATTCACCATCTGCTGCCCAGGAGGACGAGCACAGTCCATCGGTGAGGAAGCAGCCAAAGCGCGTAGTAAAACCACGGATCTACTTTGACCTCGTGGATTATGACTCAGACCTTGATGACAAAGTCCTTTCAAGTTCTGCTTCACCAGCAAGAAAAAGGGGTACAGGGACTCGCTTCAGCCAAG ACTTTGTGTCCCTCGAAGGATTCCTGGGAGACATTTCGGATGATGAGATCAGGCAACGGAAGTCCAGCTCACATCGTGTACCATCTATTCGGCGGAAACCTGAGAAG gGCTTCTCAACTCAGGGTACATCAGAGCAGACCCCTCCCAGTGTTCTGGCTGCCTTGGCCCATGGATTTGAGCAGCGAGAAGTCGAGTCTTCCAAGCCAACTCATAAAATTAGTGTAGACTTTAAG GAAGACTACACTTTGGATAATGTTTGGAATATGGGGGGTTTAAGTATACTGACCTCCGCGCCTCTCATGCCACCCTATGTCTGCTTACTTTGTGCAAGCAAAGGGCAACATGAG ATGCTGCACTGCCAAGTATGCTGTGAACCTTTTCACAAATTTTGCCTTGACCCTGCTGAGCGCCCTTCTGAGGAGAACAAGGAAAACTGGTGCTGTCGACGCTGCAAGTTCTGCCGTGTGTGTGGCACCAGAAACAAACCCTCAAAG cCTTTGCTGGAGTGTGAACGATGTCAGAACTGTTATCATGGTTCTTGCCTGGGGCCcattttccaaaaacaaaacaaaaagaggaaagCCTGG GTTTGCATGACATGCATCAGGTGTAAAAGCTGTGGCGTCACACCGGGTAAGAGTTGGGATGCCGAGTGGAGCCATGAGAAAGGACTGTGTCCAGACTGTTCAAAGCTCTATGATCAGG GTAACTACTGTCCAATCTGCTTCAAATGTTATGAGGACAATGACTATGACAGTCAGATGATGCAGTGTGGCACCTGTAACCACTGGGTACATGCAAAGTGTGAAGATTTGACAG ATGAACTGTATGAGATCCTGTCCAGCCTGCCTGAGAGCGTGGTGTATTCATGTCGGCCATGCAGTGTGACCCAGCCCAGTGCCTGGAGAGAGCTGCTCTACATTGAGCTCCGGGCAGGGGTCGAGAAGGTGCTGGCCTGCCTGCTTTCGTCCTCCCTcactcagcatcttgttacctGCTCACAG TGTGAAAAGCTGGTGGACCCTGACAGTGGGATAGAGGGACAACCAGCCTGTGACCTCCGAGCTGTTGGCAAGAAATTTGACAAAGGCCTTTATACCACACTG aAAATGTTCCATGAAGATGTGGTTCAGGTGGTGCGAAAAAGGCTTGAGCAGGAGGAAGATCTTCCAGAGGAGCGACGACCCACAGCCCTGGCACGGTCTTACTACTTAAAG cttCTCGAGGAAGTGTTTAATTGGTTCAACAGCCAAGACCCTAAGGTGTGGAACCGATGTACCAAAGACTTGCCTGT GGGGATGATGTCACAAGCGGTTAATCCTCCAACTACGGAGCATGTTTACGCTCAGTGGCAGGAGAGGGTGGAGTCCTCAACCAGAGCTCCACTGGGGATCTTGCGAGAGGACAATGGACAAAGTTTGGATATAAAAGAAGAGGCATTTTCTCCAATGTCAGGGGAGCACACAGGCCGCAACCATTTCAAAACTAGCAGGGCTGTCAGGCTCAAGTTTAAAG ggaAAAGAGGCCGGCTTTCAAAAGCAGACCTTGACACTGGATGGTCTAATGAGGATGCGAGGCAGTGTTGTCTGTGCCAAAAATATGGGGACCTTAAACCTAAT GAAGCTGGCCGATTGCTGTACTTGGGTCAGAATGAGTGGGCACATGTCAACTGCTGTCTGTGGTCAGCTGAGGTATTTGAAGAGGACAATGGATCTCTTCTACACGTACACAGTGCTGTGGCAAGGGGCCGCTTGATG CGATGTGAACGCTGCAACAAGACCGGTGCTACAGTTGGCTGCTGCCTGACGTCTTGTCAAAGCAACTACCACTTCATGTGTGCTCGGTCTCGTCAGTGTGTTTTCCAGGATGACAAAAAGGTTTACTGCCACAAACACAGACATCTCATCAGTGGCAGG ATGAGAACTGGTCAAGAATTTGAAGTGAACCGAAGGATCTATGTGGACTTTGAGGGGATCAGCCTTCGCAGAAAGTTTTTGACCGGCGTGGAACCAGAACTGATCAATGTCAtgattg GTTCACTGCAGATTGACAAATTAGGTGTGCTAACTGAACTTTCTGCTCGCAAAGGAAGATTATTCCCTGTGGGCTTTAA GTGCTCTCGCTGGTACTGGAGTACTACGAATCCTCTGCGTCGATGCAGATACACATGTTCAGTCCGTGAAGTTCGACCCACTGTGCCAGAGAAGCCTGTTGAGGAGCTAAATGACCAAGGAGAAAATCATACCATCGTCCATAGTCCATACGCTCaatctg GTCCCAAGACTAATGACACTGACACGACGGAACCTCTAACAGAGGATGCCATTCCAGGTCTTCCCCCAAAGTCTGATCAAGTTGCAAAATCAAAGATTCCCTGCAACCCCAAACCCCGGAGACCAGCTGGTGGACTGTCTCGACCTCTGCCATCACCAG GAGTTGGCAAGGTGAAACCGCACCATATACTGACCATCAGTGATTTGGAAGAAACGCGGCGAGTTCGCCTTCACAGCCCACATTCACAGTCATCTGGACTACGTAGTCGGATGTCACCCCCTCCTCTGGGCCCTCTGTCTGGACCAGTTGCCCTTCGTGCTGGAAAATCCTCCTTGCCTACTTCCCCTATGTTCCCACTTGGTGCTACGGAAAACATTTTATTCTCATCATCATCCCGCCCGGTTGGTAGTCGTAATGCCTCATCAGGCAGATGCCCTGGGAGCGCAGTAACCTCCTCATTCTTTCCTCAGTCTTCCTGGCAGGAAAACACTGGGAACTTTTCCTCTGTGAATCTGCCATTCTCTTCATCCAGGAATCGGCTATCATTTGATCTGAGCCAACCGGATTCAGTTGAGGTGCCACACAATTTTTTAGCTTCTCCAGAGCCAGAGGATGTCTCCCCAGCAAATGGGACATCTCCACAGGAGGACATGGACCCACAGAAAGATGATGAGTTTCCCTACATTTCTTATCACAAGGATCAAAACATGAGACTGGGTCAAGAGATGCGGGCAGAACTTGAGATTGAAGAAACTCTACTTAACGAGGGAGTAGCAATGAATTGTGGTGGTCAGATTGTGGTGGAAGGTGATGATCAGGAAGAATATTGGGACAGAGCCCAAGaagtacacaagaagaagactTTAGTTGCCAAACTTCCTCGATCTGCCGCTTCTGTCAGGGATGACTTCGGCAACACATCTTCTGATGATGATATGGAGCATTATTTTGACTTCTCACGGACAATAGTCAGTCGTTCTGCATCCAAAGAAGTTTCAAATTCGCCCACCTCTCCGTCCTATAGACCTCTGGCTCAGTTGGATGGGGTAGATGATGGTACAGAGAGTGATGCTAGTTTGGCAACCACAGATGATTCACAGAAAGTGGATAACTTAAGTCAACCTCAAAAACAAGGGAAGAGCCTTAAGAACAATGTCTCAATTTTGATGACAACAAATAGCAGTGAGGCCAACAAAACACCATTGGATAAAAAGCTATCAGGTTCTTCAATAATCCCTAACAAACATGTCAGAAAAGGTTCGTCATCCAAAGATAAACCCAAATCGCACGAAACCAGTTTAAAAGTCTTTTCAAATGAGGAGAACATGCCTACTCCAGGTAAGGATTTCTTGCCTGGTTTACTCACAAATGTGACTGGGATGTCGTGTTCAAAAGAATCCATTGGAGAATCAAATTTATGTTTGTCTTCCGAAACAGAGCTTGTACTTGAGAGATGtgacacacacccacattttAACGAGATGGTTCCTGTGCTTCAAGACGCAACCTTTGAAATCCAACCATCTGAAGCTTGTAGAGCACTGAACTCTGTGTCGTTACCTGAAGGCTCGACTGTCTCAATGAACCACTTAACATTGCAGACAGTGGAGCCCTCAATAGCAGAATCAGCTGATAACAGTCAGGGCTCCCTGTTAACTCTTATTCAGCCATCCTCCTTACTGTCTGCTGGTGAACAAAACCCCTCTCAAAGCCTCGTGGACAGTTTGcaaatgtattcttgctttggTCAACCTCCGATAACAAGTATTACACTTCAGCCTGTGACGTCTGCACAAGAGTCGACCTTCACCTCCACTGAGCCTTTGTCTAAGTTAACAACCCTCACTCCTATGGATGACGTGACACAAACATTGCTTCGTGTCGTTTCTCAGAGCAGTTCAGGATCTTCATCTACACCCAGCACAGGCCAAGCAGGACATTGTGGTGTTGTTTCTTTACCAGTGTATTCCTCAAACACACAGCCACAGCCATTGGGTTCTACAACCATCACTGTTGCTTCTTCCTCTACTTCATCCTTGCCTCTCCCAGAACCATCCACACATTGTTCAGCTGCCCCAGCACAAGTGCAAACCACTTCTGCTCCTGTGATCCTAAACGGTTACAGTTCGTCATCTGTGCAAAAGGAAGCTGCCTCCGGTCACACAATCTCCATCAACTTTTCAACTCCCCGGCCAGCTATTGAACCTCAGCTGCCAGTGGTGTCCCAGGCATTACCGGGTCATGCTATTCTTACTGTGAGGGAGGTTGGAGGTCCAAATGTAGACCCTACTCCACATGTTCTACTGGTGAATCGACTTGGACAGATTTTTGTGAAAAACCCAGAAAGCAACACATTCCAGCTTCCCACACCTAACTCGCCCTCATTTAACTGTGTCACCCAGATTGCCAGTCTTCTGCAGAGCAACGCATTGTCTGCTACACTTGCTGCAGCAGGAAACGTATCTGTTTCGCCACCCACAAGTGGACTTGCTCCAACAGTTCCTCCATCAGTCACAGCGGCCCCAAATCCAGTCTCAGTTGCGCAGCTTCTTAATCACAATAACAATGGTGCCGTAGCACAAGTTAATGCAAAAAAGTCCAAGAAAAGCTCTAAAACATCAAAGGATGAAACAATAAAAGAGTTAAgaaaaccaaagaagaagaaagattcAAGCTCATCTAAGAAAACAAAGTCATCCAAGGCTTCCAGTGAAACAACTGCAGACGATCGCTCCCAGATTCCTGCTGAAAGCGCCCAAGCAATCATCAACCAAGCAATGGCAAGCAACTATACTCCCAAATGGAGTGGGCTTCGAACCATTAGCCCGCCCACCCTCGATCTGCCACCCGATCTGTTGATTCAGCCCAAGTCTCCAGAGTTGCCTCGCTCTCCCTCGCCAACGCCGGCTCCTGCTCCTCGTCCTCGTACCCACGTCCGCATGAAGAGAGTGTCGTCGCTTTCAGACCGCATCGTCACAAAGAAGTCTAAAGTAGATTTCCTGCAGCCAGAGACTGTTGTGGAGGTGGTTGAACCTCATAAGCCACCGTTACCTTGTGTTTCAAGGGCCTCAGGAGTTCGCATTAAGACCCCGACAGTGAAAGGGGTTCTGAACCTGGATGAATTAACAGAAGATGTGCCACATCTGAGTGATTCAGACAGCTCAGG GTCAGAGCTCTGGAATTACATGTGTGAGGATGAACAAGGCCAACAGCACGCTTGGGAACCAGTAGGACATAGCACTCTGACCGACTGGAGAAAATACTCTG GCACAGCATCTACCTCAGATGATGAACAAGCCCCCTCCGATGAGGATGAGAACTTTCCAATCAATCGAGATCAGCCAACATTACGGTTTGAGATAAGCAGCGATGATGGCTTCAGTGTAGAGGCAGACAGCATTGAGG TGGCTTGGAAAGCAGTGATCGATGGGGTGCAGGAGGCGAGGGCGATTGCACGCTTGAAGCCTCTCACGTTTCAAAGGATCACAGGTGCCCACATGCTGGGTTTGGTTCACGATGCCGTGGCGTTCCTGCTGGAGCAACTGGAAGGAGCTCACCATTGTCAGCGCCACACTTTCCGTTTTTTCAAACAGTTCAGCCAGGAGGATGATCTGCCTGTTAATCCCAGTGGCTGTGCACGCTCTGAGCTCTACCtcag GAAGTCTACGTTCGATATCTTCAACTTCCTGGCCTCTCAGCACAGACAGCTCCCTGACATTGAGCTCTatgatgatgaggaagatgaGGTTCTTTTGAAGTCCACAAG ACGTGCGACTAGTTTGGAGCTGCCTATGGCCATGCGCTTCAGACACCTGGAACGAACATCCAAAGAGGCTGTAGGCGTGTACAG